Genomic DNA from Pelosinus sp. UFO1:
AGAATCAATTAATTCTGCACCCACTAAAGCAGGAATCTGTAGTGTTTGTTTGATCATAAAGCGATAAATAAAATAACCAATAATAACTATTTTCAATATTGATTTTGCCAGTTCCACTATGGATCGTTTAGAAAATAAACGTCCAAACCCTGCAATCGGATTTATTTTACTAAAACTAGGCATAAGAGGTTCTAATGAAAAGATAAAACCAACCTGAATAAAATTAATTGTCAAAGATATTAGCAAAATAACACACATCATTGGTAGGGCAGTTTTTAAAAACACAACACCAAAACCAAAAAAAATCTCTTGCAGAGAATTTATTGTAATGTCTGGTAAAACTAAATTAGTAAAAACCAATTGCATATAACCGATTAATTCATCGTAAATATAAGAACCAATAATTTTAAGTGTAAAGAAAGCTGCTAAAATAACAAATACGGAATTCACTTCCGTGCTTTTAGCAACTTGTCCCTTTTCCCTGGCTTCTCCCTTGCGTTTTGCAGTACCCTCTTCTGTTTTTTCCCCAGCAAATAACTGTAAGTCAAAATCTAATTTACTATAAGAATAACATAGATTCACTTTATCCCAAGAGTGCCAAGAGTCGGAAAATATCTTTATACATTCCATTAAACGCCATCTCCAAAAAAATTATATAAAAAGGCAATGCTAAAGATAATACAAAAAGACCAATAAGAATTTTTCCCGGCACACCCACAACAAAAATATTCATTTGTGGCATTGTTCGAGCTAATATTCCTAAAGCTATATCTGTAATTATTATCGTGATAAGGATTGGCATACTAATCTTTAGTGCAATAACAAAAGTTCCACTAACCATATTAATAATAAAGTCAGATAATGCTGCCTGAACTGTAAATCCAGTTACAGGTACTAATTTAAAGCTAGAAAACAAGGCAGACAACAAAACATGATGACCATTCGTAGCTAAGAACACTAGCAATGCTAAGATATATTTAAAATTACCAATCAGCGGAACCTGAGTACCTGATTGTGGATCAAATATATTAATAACACCAAAGCCTATCTGCATATCAAGTAATTGACCTGCCATTTGAATGGAAGAAAAGACTAGAGAACTTACAAATCCTATAATCAAACCAATAACAAGCTCTCCCATAACAACGAAAAGATATGGAAGAAAATGTTCTGGTATTACTACCCCACTTTGAAACGCCAGCGGAAATAATATATATGTAATAATTAGCGCTAGGCCTACTTTAATATACTTATTAATGTTCTTACTACCGAAAATAGGAGTCAACATAAATATGCCAGTAATACGAATAAATATTAGTAGGAAAAAGCCTATTTGATTTTGCATTAACGCAAAAAAATCCACAAAAATTACTCCTTACATCAACGGACCATATTTGGTAAATTAGTGAAAATTTCACGTGTATAATCAACCATCAAACTTAACATCCATGGACCAAATACCAATATTGCAACAAAGATGGCAATTATTTTAGGAATAAAAGCTAGTGTTTGTTCTTGGATCTGTGTCGTAGCTTGAAAAATACTAACCAAAACACCAACTAATAGGCCAAGCCCTAACATGGGTGCTGCGATAAGCATCACCATTGACAAAGCATCACGACTAATTTGGACTGCCATATCACCTGACATAAAACCCTCCTTTAGTGGAAACTATGAATCAATGAGAGAACAATCAAGTGCCAACCATCCACTAATATAAATAATAATAATTTAAAAGGTAGTGAAATCATTACGGGTGGCACCATCATCATACCCATTGACATTAAAGTACTTGCCACCACCATATCCACGACAATAAAGGGAATGTAAATTAAAAAACCGATTTGAAAAGCAGTTTTCAGTTCACTAATAATAAAAGAGGGTATCAACGTAGTAGTTGGTACATCCTCTGGGGAATTAGGACGGGGACCTTCTGTCAAATTAACAAATAAGGCCAAGTCATTTTCTCGCGTCTGTTTAAACATAAACTGACGCATCGGCTTTAATACTTCTGTCATAGCCGTCTCCTGAGAAACAGTACCCGCCAAATAAGGTTGAAGGCCATTCTGATTAGCCTGATCAAGATACGGCGACATTGTAAAGAAAGTTAAGAATAACGCTAAACCTACCAAAACCTGATTTGGTGGCATCTGCTGTGTGGCAAGAGCACTACGCAAAAAAGATAATACGACAATAATCCTTGTAAAAGATGTCATCATTATTAAAATTGATGGCGCTAAGGTTAACACGGTCATAGTAAGTAGAATTTGCAAACTAAGTGCTACATCCTTGGGATCAGTAGCAGCCTCTACCCCAATATTTAGATTTGGAACTGGAACTAATGGAGCAGAACTAGCTAGTGACGGAGTAACAAATAAGACGGTGAAAGCAATCACACTAAAAAATATGTTTCGATATTTAGACACTTACCTTACCTCTTCTCGCTTTCCTGTTTTTGTTCATTTTGCGTAAACGCGCCAAAAGTAGTAGGAAATGTTTGGGAAAGTCGTTGTAGAGAAGCGAGTTGCCTTTGAAAAACCCCCTCAAACTGCTCTTTAGGCACAGAAAGCTGTTCTACTTTCAATTTTTCAATTTCCTCAACATCTGTTATTTCTTGTAAAACACTAATATTCTGATCTGTAACTCCTAAAATCAAAAACTTACCTGCAATTTCAACGATGTACACTGCTCGGTTAGCTCCTAAAGACAAGGTACTAACTATTTTATTGCTGCCAATTGCCGATAAACCTCCCAACTTTTTTCCTAAAAAACGGGAGGCAAAATAGGCAAGCCCAATAACAAGTGCAAAAGTCAGTAATAGAGAAAAAATATAGGAAATGGTAGAAAACCAAGATACAGAGGCAGTGGACTTTGGTTCTTGATATTGCAAGTATTCGCCACCAGCTTCTGCAGCATAAACTGGGTCAATTGTTAATACTCCGGAGAAGAGTATTAACAATACTAATATAAACATTCCTAGGTATCTCTTATTATTCATTATTAACCAACTGCTTTACGAACAGCTTCCAATACTCTATCAGGTTGAAAAGGTTTTACAATAAAATCACGAGCACCAGCTTGAATGGCTTCAACAACCATTGCTTGTTGTCCCATTGCACTGCACATGATGACTTTTGCACTAGGATCAAGTTTTTTAATTTCTTTTACGGCAGTAATACCATCCATTTCAGGCATAGTAATATCCATCGTAGTAAGATCAGGTTTTAATTCTTGAAACTTTTCAACGGCCTTAAGACCATTTTCCGCCTCACCAACTATTTCATAGCCATTTTTACTTAAAATATCCTTTACCATCATGCGCATGAACGCCGCATCATCAACAATTAAAACTTTTGTTGCCATTTCTATATCTCCCCCTAATTACTTATATAACGTTTATTAATCAATCATTAATAGAAAGATAATTTACTGCAAATTATAGGTACGTTCTAGCGGACTAATAATGTCAGTAATTCGAACACCAAAGTTTTCATCAATAACTACAACTTCACCTTTGGCAATCAATTTTCCATTTACTAATATATCGACAGGTTCTCCAGCTAATTTATCTAGTTCAACAACTGAACCTGGTGCCAATTCTAAAATATCGCGAATCAATTTACGGGTTCGCCCTAACTCCACAGTAACCTGTAAAGGAACATCCATTATAAGATCAATATTTGTGTCAGTGCTTGGCATAGCTCCCGGCATCAACGGTGCAAACTGTACTGGTTGTACATTTACATGCTGAATAGGTTGTTGCTGTTGCACTGGCATAGCAACTTGTTGCTGCACTTTTGGTGTTTGTGGTGATGAAGCTGCTACTTTAGGCGCTTGAACAGCAGGTGGCGCATTGACTGGTTCTACAGCATTCATTAAGCTATCGACCATTTCTTTAGCTACATCAATCGGTAAGATTTGCATAATTTCACTATCAATTAAATCTTCTACTTCCATACGGAAAGCAACACGAACAATATCGTCATTCGTCCCAACAGCATTTGTAATACTAGAAGCAACAGCAAAATCAATTAAGTTAACACTAGGTGGTGAAATATCTATTTTTTTACGGAACATAGTTGACATGGAGGTAGCAACCCCTCCCATCATCTGGTTCATAGCCTCACTCACCGCGCTCATATATAGCTCATTTAATTCAGTCGGTGGATTTGTTCCATCCCCACCCATCATCAAATCTGCAATGATTAATGCATCCTGTTCTCTTATCGCTAGCACATTTGTTCCGAGAATACCATGCGTATATCCAACCTCAATAACCAAATAAGGAAGAGGATACTGGCCCTTTATATCTTCTAAATTAGATACAGATACACGTGGCGTAGTAATTGATACTCGTCGGCCAAGCAGCACTGATAATGTAGTTGCTGCACTGCCCATAGAAATATTACCAATTTCACCAAGAGCATCTTTTTCTATATCCGATAAATCAGGGGCTGGAGAGGATGAAGTCGCCTCGCTGCCCTTCAGCAAAGCATCAATCTCATCTTGGGAAAGAAAGCCTTCACTCATTATTTTCATCTCCTTCAGAAATCACTTTTGTAACTTGTAATGCAACTTTGTGCCCAGAAATCCCTGGTTTCCCTCTGAATTTTTTATTTTGACCTACCATAACATCTAAATCATTTTCAACTTTGCTATTTAATTGTAGGACGTCATTCACCGTTAAACCTAACAATTCCTGTACGGTTATGGTAGTTTTACCCAACTCAACAAATAGAGGGATAAAAGCTTTCTCTAGTTTACGTTGTATAGCATTAATATGCTCTGGTAATGCCTGTTTTGCAACCGAGGACGCAACCCAATAAGTCGTTGTTAATTTGGACATAATTGGCTCAAGAACTAAATAAGGGATACAAATATTAACTAATCCCTCAGCTTGACCAATTTTAATGTGTAAGGTAATAATAACAACCATATCATTAGGCGGTACAATCTGAGTGAACTGAGGATTTGATTCCATTACTTCTAGCTTAGGTTCTATTGCAACAACTTGTTTCCAAGCTTCTTGAAAACATTCTAAGGTTTTATTAATAACCCGTTTAACAATAGCTTCTTCAATATCCGTTAAAGAACGTGTTTTCGTTGGTGGTAAGCCAGGTCCGCCAAATAGCCGATCAATAATCGAAAAAATGACATTAGGATTAAATTCTAAAATTGCATTTCCTTTAAGCGGACGCATTTGAAATACACCAATTACACTTGGATTTGGCAATGAACGAATAAACTCTTCATACGTCAATTGATCAACAGAAGCCACATCAATATGTACAATTGTCCGAAGATGTGCAGAAAGGTAAGTGTTCATAAGGCGAGCAAAGTTTTCATGTAACATATACAATGTGCGAATTTGATCCTTAGAGAATTTATCAGGTCTCTTAAAATCATAAGCTTTAATTTTCCGTTGCTTTTGCTCATCCTTAATTTCTTCAGCAGACACTACCCCCGTAGATAAGGCAGACAATAGATCATCAATTTCAGATTGTGATAATACATCTGATCCTGCCAATATTCCCCCTCCTTTCCCAGCTAATCTATTACTTATTATAATACGACATAATTTTTAAATCTACTGCAAAACAAAATTAGTAATATATACGTCATAGACTCTATCGTCACCAAACGCTTTATTAATTTCATTTTTTAGAAGTTCTTTTAATTGTTCTTGCTTTAAAGGATCAAAGTCCTCAATTTTTTGTGAACGCAATACATATACTGCTGTATCAGCTAACTTTACTTCCTCAGGAGAAGTACCTTTTCCTGTAGCCGCCGCACTCTTTTTATCAGGCTTTAATTCGACAATAAGCCCAATTTTTAGATAACGTCCACTATTCGCTCCGCCAATATTAATAATTAATCCATCTTTTGCATCACCCAATTTAACAAAAACACCTGGATCTCGTTGAGAAGATTTTTTATCTACCGTTCTGTCCGAGACAATTTTAGTAGCAATAAAATAGGAAATCCCCCCTGCCAACAATAAACCAACTACAATCATTCCTACAATCATCATCATAGAAAACTTCTTTTCACCATCAGCCACTGCTACACCTCCAATTTCATCTAAACGCACCACTGTAAATCGCCATTTTCAATAATGTCTTATTCTTTATGCATCTAAGAACTAAGGCATCTTACAAGATAACTTTATTCAAAATGATAAGATAACAAGAAAAATTTCTATTTATCATATAATTTTCTCTTTTAGTTTTTTCTAATGTGCTTAATTTATCTAAACTTACCCAAGATAGCCCGGCGGTAATCCATAACTTTACGTACTACCTCATCCATGGATTCTTCTACAATTAATTTCCTACCACCGGTAAGAGTAATAACCGTATCAGGAGTCTCTTCAATGGTTTCAATTAATTCGGCATTTAATACAAATTCTTCTTGTGATTTAAGACGCGTAACTTTTATCATAAAACACCCTCCATAACTTAACAATTTATAAGATAAGGGGGATATAATCCCCCTACACTATTATCGTTTTAGGTTCACAAGCTCTTCCAGCATGCTATCATCAGTTGTAATAATTTTAGAGTTAGCCTGGAAGGCACGTTGCGCAACAATCATATTTGTAAATTGTTGGGCCAAATCAACATTAGACATCTCCAAACTACCAGGAGTAAATGTGCCACGGCCACCAGTACCAGCCGTACCAATCTGAGGTTCTCCCGAATTAGTAGATTTAGAATACAAACTACCACCTGAGGAAATCAAGCCATCCGGATTATTAAATACAGCTAAAGCAACTTGACCAATAACCTGCGTTTTTCCATTCGTAAAACTGCCAATAATTGATCCATCAGTACCAATTGATTGACCATTTAAAGTACCTGCAGCATATCCATCTGTATCAGCTATTTTAGCCGTTGAATCACTACCATTTTGCGTCAATGCCGAACCACTAGGTTGAACTGTAAAAGCACCTGCACCTGCATACGGACCTCCAGCTGGATCAATTGTTAGAGAATTAAAGACTGTGCTAGTATTAAATGTGCCATCTGCATTAAATTTAATCGTAGATGGTCCCCCAGTAACAGTAGCAACTGTAGTTTTTCCATCTGCACCGCCAATGATTGTTGAAGCTGGTGTAAATCTCCACGTATTACTTCCTGTTTTCGTGATCGTACCTGTTAAGGTATATTTATTTCCTTGTGTATCATATAGATCCAAAGAAACTGGCTGAACCGAATCATTAGTAGATGCTGCAGTTGCTGAAGTCACAGTTGCACTGGTAGCTGTGGTAGCTACCGGGGCTGCGGCGGTCATGGCTGACGCAGCCGTAGTAATTGCTGCTGTAACTCCTGCATCTGCCGCTATTGCGCTACTTGCCGCTGAAGCCGAAGTTGCAGCAGTATTCGCTGCCGTCGCTGCGGCGTTCGCTGCGGCTAAGGCAGCTGCAGCTGTACCTGTGCCTGCAACTAAGTTAGCTGCGGCAGTTTGAGCTAATAGAGCCTTTGCTACAGCATTATCTGCATCTGTTTTTGCTGTATCTACAAGACTTTTTGTAGCCGCTGTAAGTGGTCCATAAGCTGTTACCACAGCTGCTACCTTTGTTTGTAATGTAGTAGTATCCGTTACAGCTGTATCAGCATTACTTTTTACTGTGGCTGAATCTAAAGCAGTAGCACCAGCATTTAAATTACCACTCAGTGTAATTGCAGTCGATACTTTGGCAGCCATAGTAGAACCCACTGGAATTTTCAGTGCTGAAATTGGCTGCGTAGTGTCAACAACACCAGAGGCATTAGCTTGCCAACCTAGTACACTATAACCTGCACTATTAACGAAATTACCTTGTTTATCAGGAGAAAAATCGCCACTACGAGTATACATTTGATTTGTAGGCGTACCTACAACAAAAAACCCATCTCCGGAAATTGCTAAATTTGTTGCAATACCTGTCGATTGTGTACTTCCATCTGTAAAATTCGTACTAATACTAGCTACACTTCCCCCAAGACCAACCTGCATTGGGTTAGTTCCTCCCTTATTGCCTGAAGGACTGGAGGCACCTTTTAGTGTTTGACTTAGCATATCTTGAAAAGTAACATTAGAAGTTTTATAGCCTGTTGTATTAACATTTGAAATGTTATTACCAATAACGTCCATATAAGTTTGGTTATTTTTCAACCCAGAAACAGCAGCGTACAAGGAACGCATCATAATAAATCAACCTCACTTTTATTTATTTTTGACTGTATCCATCATTCAACAGCCAAAGGCTCTCCACTAGAGGTCCAGCCTTACACAATTACCGCACTATCAATATTCGTAAAAACATTCTCTTTACTATTTGCACCATCCATAACCGTAATCACTGTTTTATTTTTCACACTAACTACTAAAGCTAGATTACTATTACTCATGAATACCAAAGATTCATTCGCACCTTTTTGTGCAGCTTTTTCTACTGCATCATTCAATTTAACTAACTCGGCCTGCCCTAGCTTAATACTCCTACTTTGCAATCGTTGCTGAGCATGCTGAGAAAATTTTACACCTGCTATCTCTTGCGTTAAAAGTTGATTAAAAGATGTAGTACTATTTTTACCTTGGTTATAATTAGTGTTATATGCTGGATTACCAGTAATCTTAGTTACAGGAGCCATAGATTGTTGCAATTGATATATACTATTTTCAGCCATATCTTCTAACCTCCTGATAACGCAACACTATTTTGTAGTATCAGTTACTTTACTCACATCTACTTTAGTTGGAACTATCAGTCTAGTGATTTTTGTTGATGCAAAAGTACTTGTTGTAGTCTTTCCACTTGAATCTGTTTCCGTTGCTGTAACTTTTACTGCTCCACTACTATCAACGGTTGCGCTCGTAATTACACCGGAATGGGACACTTTACTACTATCAGTCCAGCTAACTGCACAATTTACTAAGTCGCCTGTTGTAGTTGGAAGATATTTTGGATACTGCACCGCATCTACCCCAACAACCAAACTAGTAACTCCAGAAGCAGTACTTGTTCCCGCCACGACCCCTGAAATAACATTACCACTATCATTTTTGAAATTTATAGTATTACCAATCATATTACTAGCCTGCATATTAGTCATAGTAGTATTTAGATTTTGCATTTGTTCCAAGCTAGAAAATTGAGCCATTTGTGCAACAAATGCTGTATTATCCATAGGGTCTAATGGATTTTGATACTGAAGTTGTTTAACAAGTAAATTCAAAAAATCATCTTTCCCTAAAGAACTATTTGATTTAGTCGCTGTAGCTGTATTGCCATTAGTATTAGTATTTGTTGCACTACTAACTGCATTAGACATAAAACCATCTCCTTTTTATATGCGATAATCTACACCGGATACTTCTGAAGTCGATTCGCTTACACTAGTAGACTCTAGTGCATCAATAAAATCTTCCTCAATTTTCTTATTATGTACTTTCACTTCCGGGTATTGTTGGCTTTCCCGCTGTTCATTAGAAAAGAAATCTCCTAAACCTGCATATACACCAACATTCTCGATTTTTAACCCTTGATTCGATAGATCTTGTTTCAGTTGTGGAAGCGATGCTTCAATCATGTTACGAACTTCGCTATTATTAGAATGGAAACTCGCACTAACTACGCCACTTTCAACGGTTACTTTGAAAGTTAATTCTCCCAAATGTTCTGGCTTAAGCTGAATAATCATTTCTGAATTTTTCGAACCTGTTACTAGGCGTGCCTGTTCAACAATTTGTGAAGAAATATTATAAGGGTCTTTCACTGGTTGCTGTACTACTTGCTTTACCTCAGGCGCTACAACTACTGTTTCATTTTTAACCGTTTGCTGATTCAAAACATTTACAAAAGTTTCTGTCTTATCTGCCGCTTTAGTAGATAAGCTGTCCTCGGCACTTAACTGTTCCTTACCGTCTAAAAGTAAAGAATTCAATTTGCTATCACTTGTCGTCGTGACTTCTTCTGGAGCGTTTGCTATTTGAGGAGCGTTCACAGTGTTTAGATCAGTATCAACCACTTCAGGAACTACAGATGTTACTATTGTCTG
This window encodes:
- the flhB gene encoding flagellar biosynthesis protein FlhB; translated protein: MECIKIFSDSWHSWDKVNLCYSYSKLDFDLQLFAGEKTEEGTAKRKGEAREKGQVAKSTEVNSVFVILAAFFTLKIIGSYIYDELIGYMQLVFTNLVLPDITINSLQEIFFGFGVVFLKTALPMMCVILLISLTINFIQVGFIFSLEPLMPSFSKINPIAGFGRLFSKRSIVELAKSILKIVIIGYFIYRFMIKQTLQIPALVGAELIDSLHLTASLILDLVFQISAVMMVLAAFDYFYQWWEHKQSLMMSKDDIKQEFKQMEGDPQIKGKIKQRQRAMSMQRMMQEVPKADVIVTNPTHFAVALKYDKEMLAPVIVAKGQDLIAQKIKEIAKENSVVIVENKILARALYAAVEINQPVPPELYQAVAEVLAYVYKLKKRFS
- the fliM gene encoding flagellar motor switch protein FliM, producing MAGSDVLSQSEIDDLLSALSTGVVSAEEIKDEQKQRKIKAYDFKRPDKFSKDQIRTLYMLHENFARLMNTYLSAHLRTIVHIDVASVDQLTYEEFIRSLPNPSVIGVFQMRPLKGNAILEFNPNVIFSIIDRLFGGPGLPPTKTRSLTDIEEAIVKRVINKTLECFQEAWKQVVAIEPKLEVMESNPQFTQIVPPNDMVVIITLHIKIGQAEGLVNICIPYLVLEPIMSKLTTTYWVASSVAKQALPEHINAIQRKLEKAFIPLFVELGKTTITVQELLGLTVNDVLQLNSKVENDLDVMVGQNKKFRGKPGISGHKVALQVTKVISEGDENNE
- a CDS encoding flagellar hook capping FlgD N-terminal domain-containing protein: MSNAVSSATNTNTNGNTATATKSNSSLGKDDFLNLLVKQLQYQNPLDPMDNTAFVAQMAQFSSLEQMQNLNTTMTNMQASNMIGNTINFKNDSGNVISGVVAGTSTASGVTSLVVGVDAVQYPKYLPTTTGDLVNCAVSWTDSSKVSHSGVITSATVDSSGAVKVTATETDSSGKTTTSTFASTKITRLIVPTKVDVSKVTDTTK
- a CDS encoding response regulator, whose translation is MATKVLIVDDAAFMRMMVKDILSKNGYEIVGEAENGLKAVEKFQELKPDLTTMDITMPEMDGITAVKEIKKLDPSAKVIMCSAMGQQAMVVEAIQAGARDFIVKPFQPDRVLEAVRKAVG
- the fliR gene encoding flagellar biosynthetic protein FliR; translation: MDFFALMQNQIGFFLLIFIRITGIFMLTPIFGSKNINKYIKVGLALIITYILFPLAFQSGVVIPEHFLPYLFVVMGELVIGLIIGFVSSLVFSSIQMAGQLLDMQIGFGVINIFDPQSGTQVPLIGNFKYILALLVFLATNGHHVLLSALFSSFKLVPVTGFTVQAALSDFIINMVSGTFVIALKISMPILITIIITDIALGILARTMPQMNIFVVGVPGKILIGLFVLSLALPFYIIFLEMAFNGMYKDIFRLLALLG
- the fliP gene encoding flagellar type III secretion system pore protein FliP (The bacterial flagellar biogenesis protein FliP forms a type III secretion system (T3SS)-type pore required for flagellar assembly.), with product MFFSVIAFTVLFVTPSLASSAPLVPVPNLNIGVEAATDPKDVALSLQILLTMTVLTLAPSILIMMTSFTRIIVVLSFLRSALATQQMPPNQVLVGLALFLTFFTMSPYLDQANQNGLQPYLAGTVSQETAMTEVLKPMRQFMFKQTRENDLALFVNLTEGPRPNSPEDVPTTTLIPSFIISELKTAFQIGFLIYIPFIVVDMVVASTLMSMGMMMVPPVMISLPFKLLLFILVDGWHLIVLSLIHSFH
- the fliQ gene encoding flagellar biosynthesis protein FliQ, which gives rise to MSGDMAVQISRDALSMVMLIAAPMLGLGLLVGVLVSIFQATTQIQEQTLAFIPKIIAIFVAILVFGPWMLSLMVDYTREIFTNLPNMVR
- a CDS encoding flagellar hook-length control protein FliK yields the protein MATMVNVIPVETKAQVAPKAGSQRSSTDNGKSALGFAKALDIQTEKATKADTNEANSSTAAPLMLGLMGMALPATINVIATQSDDVLDNGITQIVDAKDQLSEMGIASQKMTQNELTNLMQKMTTVNEPVESNNLGSQQAKLQELLNEVQSVEQVQSTGQVQLTVNSTKSIDLTANQALLSAVASTESSNGVGNNNVSQSKNKSINLNDIGAGKFIKSNTSSAPQTIVTSVVPEVVDTDLNTVNAPQIANAPEEVTTTSDSKLNSLLLDGKEQLSAEDSLSTKAADKTETFVNVLNQQTVKNETVVVAPEVKQVVQQPVKDPYNISSQIVEQARLVTGSKNSEMIIQLKPEHLGELTFKVTVESGVVSASFHSNNSEVRNMIEASLPQLKQDLSNQGLKIENVGVYAGLGDFFSNEQRESQQYPEVKVHNKKIEEDFIDALESTSVSESTSEVSGVDYRI
- the fliL gene encoding flagellar basal body-associated protein FliL — protein: MADGEKKFSMMMIVGMIVVGLLLAGGISYFIATKIVSDRTVDKKSSQRDPGVFVKLGDAKDGLIINIGGANSGRYLKIGLIVELKPDKKSAAATGKGTSPEEVKLADTAVYVLRSQKIEDFDPLKQEQLKELLKNEINKAFGDDRVYDVYITNFVLQ
- the fliO gene encoding flagellar biosynthetic protein FliO; its protein translation is MFILVLLILFSGVLTIDPVYAAEAGGEYLQYQEPKSTASVSWFSTISYIFSLLLTFALVIGLAYFASRFLGKKLGGLSAIGSNKIVSTLSLGANRAVYIVEIAGKFLILGVTDQNISVLQEITDVEEIEKLKVEQLSVPKEQFEGVFQRQLASLQRLSQTFPTTFGAFTQNEQKQESEKR
- the fliY gene encoding flagellar motor switch phosphatase FliY, whose amino-acid sequence is MSEGFLSQDEIDALLKGSEATSSSPAPDLSDIEKDALGEIGNISMGSAATTLSVLLGRRVSITTPRVSVSNLEDIKGQYPLPYLVIEVGYTHGILGTNVLAIREQDALIIADLMMGGDGTNPPTELNELYMSAVSEAMNQMMGGVATSMSTMFRKKIDISPPSVNLIDFAVASSITNAVGTNDDIVRVAFRMEVEDLIDSEIMQILPIDVAKEMVDSLMNAVEPVNAPPAVQAPKVAASSPQTPKVQQQVAMPVQQQQPIQHVNVQPVQFAPLMPGAMPSTDTNIDLIMDVPLQVTVELGRTRKLIRDILELAPGSVVELDKLAGEPVDILVNGKLIAKGEVVVIDENFGVRITDIISPLERTYNLQ
- a CDS encoding TIGR02530 family flagellar biosynthesis protein, translating into MAENSIYQLQQSMAPVTKITGNPAYNTNYNQGKNSTTSFNQLLTQEIAGVKFSQHAQQRLQSRSIKLGQAELVKLNDAVEKAAQKGANESLVFMSNSNLALVVSVKNKTVITVMDGANSKENVFTNIDSAVIV
- a CDS encoding flagellar hook protein FlgE; its protein translation is MMRSLYAAVSGLKNNQTYMDVIGNNISNVNTTGYKTSNVTFQDMLSQTLKGASSPSGNKGGTNPMQVGLGGSVASISTNFTDGSTQSTGIATNLAISGDGFFVVGTPTNQMYTRSGDFSPDKQGNFVNSAGYSVLGWQANASGVVDTTQPISALKIPVGSTMAAKVSTAITLSGNLNAGATALDSATVKSNADTAVTDTTTLQTKVAAVVTAYGPLTAATKSLVDTAKTDADNAVAKALLAQTAAANLVAGTGTAAAALAAANAAATAANTAATSASAASSAIAADAGVTAAITTAASAMTAAAPVATTATSATVTSATAASTNDSVQPVSLDLYDTQGNKYTLTGTITKTGSNTWRFTPASTIIGGADGKTTVATVTGGPSTIKFNADGTFNTSTVFNSLTIDPAGGPYAGAGAFTVQPSGSALTQNGSDSTAKIADTDGYAAGTLNGQSIGTDGSIIGSFTNGKTQVIGQVALAVFNNPDGLISSGGSLYSKSTNSGEPQIGTAGTGGRGTFTPGSLEMSNVDLAQQFTNMIVAQRAFQANSKIITTDDSMLEELVNLKR
- a CDS encoding flagellar FlbD family protein, whose amino-acid sequence is MIKVTRLKSQEEFVLNAELIETIEETPDTVITLTGGRKLIVEESMDEVVRKVMDYRRAILGKFR